A DNA window from Verrucomicrobiia bacterium contains the following coding sequences:
- a CDS encoding transcriptional repressor — MKKSPDTQINERLATSGFRFTPQRQEVYDVLLEKRDHPTAEEVFIRAKGRMPEISMATVYNCLDALVQSGLARQVTVDRGAARFCPNMQEHCHFYCDGCHKVFDVDLPEGSAAIALPEGFKATRFDIAIRGRCGSCAVENK, encoded by the coding sequence TTGAAGAAGTCACCCGATACGCAGATCAACGAGCGCCTTGCCACAAGCGGATTCAGGTTTACTCCGCAGCGGCAGGAGGTTTACGACGTTTTGCTCGAAAAACGGGATCATCCCACTGCTGAGGAAGTATTCATCCGGGCAAAGGGGCGAATGCCGGAGATATCAATGGCCACGGTTTACAACTGTCTTGACGCCCTCGTGCAATCCGGCCTGGCGCGGCAGGTGACTGTGGACCGCGGTGCCGCGCGTTTTTGCCCGAACATGCAGGAGCACTGTCACTTCTATTGTGACGGATGCCACAAAGTGTTTGATGTGGACCTTCCCGAGGGCTCGGCCGCAATTGCGCTGCCTGAAGGGTTCAAGGCGACGCGATTTGACATTGCGATCCGCGGCCGATGCGGCAGTTGCGCTGTTGAAAACAAATAG